One window of the Gambusia affinis linkage group LG13, SWU_Gaff_1.0, whole genome shotgun sequence genome contains the following:
- the ctu2 gene encoding cytoplasmic tRNA 2-thiolation protein 2, with product MCQVEEEYHEQLERVDTPSASKKCVKCKEELAAVVIRAGDAYCRNCFRESFIHKFRAMLGKTRVIFPGEKVLLAVSGGPSSCSMLSQVQEGVSQNAHKKLRFLPGIVYIDEGGALGQHKEMRQKTTSELCDMFRSTSFPFYILPLEQVLDLPGSVLTPSPPSDQPGSAYKAAVDLFLQSGGSGSDGKAEEQECVSPPAVQESHTRLLQQLIGSAQTLTAKQDLLNTLRQHLLVHTARTRGYSKLMLGDSCTRLAVKLLTSISLGRGAQLAQDTGFSDCRYGDVIVVRPMREYSAKEIAYYNHMFKVPSVVIPNLDTKTADKASIQRLTQSFVTKLQADFPSTVSTIYRTGEKLQTAGGSSSSSSAAEDAQRCVLCVCGLDTAAEEASALQATLISEQLSRSSVPVKPEPHSPVGQCCSSERPCGGSEGASDCCRSSRHPEAIELRSLLCYSCRRTVGDMSSVAHLPQYVLSEAQRRQNRSAMKEQISEFLLDDADENH from the exons ATGTGTCAGGTGGAAGAAGAGTACCACGAGCAGCTGGAGCGCGTGGATACACCCAG CGCTtcaaaaaaatgtgtcaaatgcAAAGAGGAGCTGGCAGCTGTGGTCATCAGAGCAGGAGATGCATACTGCAG GAACTGTTTCAGAGAGAGCTTCATTCACAAGTTCAGAGCCATGCTGGGTAAGACCCGGGTCATCTTCCCTGGAGAGAAG GTGCTGCTGGCGGTCTCTGGGGGTCCTTCTTCCTGCTCAATGCTCAGCCAAGTCCAAGAG GGTGTGAGTCAGAACGCTCATAAAAAGCTTCGCTTCCTCCCTGGGATCGTTTACATCGAtg aggGTGGCGCTCTTGGCCAGCATAAAgagatgagacaaaaaacaacatctgaGCTGTGTGACATGTTCAGGTCAACCAGTTTCCCCTTCTACATCCTTCCTTTGGAGCAG GTTCTGGATCTCCCTGGATCCGTCCTGACTCCCTCACCGCCGTCAGACCAGCCAGGCTCCGCCTACAAAGCAGCCGTGGATCTCTTCCTGCAGAGTGGCGGCAGTGGCAGCGATGGAAAGGCTGAGGAGCAGGAGTGTGTGTCGCCGCCTGCTGTTCAGGAGTCACACACacggctgctgcagcagctgattggCTCAGCTCAAACCCTGACGGCCAAACAAGACCTGCTGAACACACTCAG GCAGCACCTGCTGGTGCACACGGCTCGGACCAGAGGCTACAGTAAGCTCATGCTGGGAGACAGCTGCACCAGACTGGCTGTGAAGCTGCTCACCAGTATCTCACTGGGCAGAGGAGCCCAGCTGGCCCAGGACACG ggctTCTCTGACTGCAGATACGGTGATGTAATAGTAGTGAGACCCATGAGGGAATACTCAGCTAAAGAAATAGCTTACTACAATCACATGTTCAAGGTTCCATCCGTTGTCATTCCAAACCTGGACACAAAG ACGGCAGACAAGGCCAGCATCCAGCGCCTGACCCAGAGCTTCGTCACCAAGCTGCAGGCTGACTTCCCCTCCACTGTCAGCACAATCTACCG GACCGGGGAGAAGCTGCAGACGGCAGGCGggagctcctcctcctcctccgccgccGAGGACGCCCAGCGgtgtgtgctgtgtgtgtgtggcctggACACTGCTGCCG AAGAGGCTTCAGCGCTCCAGGCCACGCTGATTTCAGAGCAGCTCTCTCGGAGCTCAG TTCCAGTGAAACCAGAACCACATTCTCCTGTTGGACAGTGTTGCTCCTCTGAGAGACCCTGTGGGGGGTCAGAAGGGGCTAGTGACTGCTGCAGGTCTTCGAG GCACCCTGAGGCCATTGAGCTGAGGAGCCTGCTGTGCTACAGCTGCAGACGGACTGTCGGAGACATG TCTTCAGTCGCTCATCTCCCTCAGTATGTCCTGTCAGAGGCTCAGAGGAGACAAAACCG GTCTGCAATGAAAGAGCAGATCAGCGAGTTTCTGCTGGACGATGCTGATGAAAACCATTAG